The Setaria italica strain Yugu1 chromosome IX, Setaria_italica_v2.0, whole genome shotgun sequence genome has a window encoding:
- the LOC101752848 gene encoding protein DETOXIFICATION 27 has protein sequence MATDKKRGDDDASRREALLNADVRKEWQVAAAGSDDDKPLGRMVLEESRLLWEIVAPAIFSRIATFSMNVITQAFAGHLGDLELAAISIANTVIVGFNFGLMLGMASALETLCGQAFGAKKFHMMGVYMQRSWIVLLLCAVLLLPMYFFAEDVLLLTGQSPELSAMTGRVSVWFIPLHFSFAFLFPLQRFLQCQMKNLISAAASGVALAIHLFVSWLFISKFQFGLVGIALTLNFSWWATAAMLYAYVSCGGCPETWHGFSLEAFTGMWDFLKLSSASGVMLCLENWYYRILVLLTGNLPDAAIAVDALSICMTINGWEMMIPLAFFAGSGVRVANELGAGNGKGARFATIVSSITSLVIGLFFWVLVMVLHHKFAIIFTSSNVVLAAVDHLSVLLALTILLNSIQPVLSGVAVGSGWQSMVAYVNIGSYYLIGIPMGILLGWLFNLGVLGIWAGMIGGTAVQTLILAIITVRCDWEKEALIASTRMENLSEPEVS, from the exons ATGGCTACGGACAAGAAGCGAGGGGACGATGACGCGTCCCGCCGGGAGGCGCTGCTGAACGCCGACGTCCGGAAGGAgtggcaggtggcggcggccggcagcgacgacgacaagCCGCTCGGGCGGATGGTGTTGGAGGAGTCGAGGCTGCTGTGGGAGATCGTGGCGCCCGCCATCTTCAGCCGCATCGCCACCTTCAGCATGAACGTCATCACGCAGGCCTTCGCGGGCCACCTCGGCGACCTCGagctcgccgccatctccatcgccaACACCGTCATCGTCGGCTTCAACTTCGGCCTCATG CTGGGCATGGCGAGCGCGCTGGAGACGCTGTGCGGGCAGGCGTTCGGCGCCAAGAAGTTCCACATGATGGGGGTGTACATGCAGCGCTCCTGGATCGTGCTCCTCCTGTGCGCGGTGCTCCTCCTGCCCATGTACTTCTTCGCCGAGGACGTGCTCCTACTGACGGGGCAGTCGCCGGAGCTGTCGGCGATGACCGGCCGGGTCTCCGTGTGGTTCATCCCGCTCCACTTCTCCTTCGCCTTCCTCTTCCCGCTGCAGCGGTTCCTGCAGTGCCAGATGAAGAACTTAATCAGCGCCGCCGCATCCGGGGTCGCGCTCGCCATCCACCTCTTCGTCAGCTGGCTCTTCATCTCCAAGTTCCAGTTCGGGCTCGTCGGCATCGCGCTCACGCTCAACTTCTCGTGGTgggccaccgccgccatgctCTACGCCTACGTCTCCTGCGGTGGGTGCCCGGAGACGTGGCACGGTTTCTCCCTCGAGGCCTTCACCGGCATGTGGGATTTCCTCAAGCTCTCCTCCGCATCGGGCGTCATGCTGTG CTTGGAGAACTGGTACTATAGGATCCTCGTCTTGCTGACAGGAAACCTCCCGGACGCGGCTATTGCAGTGGATGCACTCTCCATCTG CATGACGATTAACGGGTGGGAGATGATGATTCCCCTTGCGTTCTTCGCAGGCAGTGG AGTGCGTGTGGCGAACGAGCTCGGCGCCGGCAACGGCAAGGGTGCCAGGTTCGCGACCATCGTGTCATCGATTACCTCGCTGGTGATCGGGCTCTTCTTCTGGGTGCTCGTCATGGTTCTCCACCACAAGTTCGCCATCATCTTCACCTCCAGCAACGTCGTGCTGGCCGCCGTCGACCACCTCTCCGTTCTTCTGGCCTTGACCATCCTCCTCAACAGCATCCAGCCCGTCCTCTCAG gtgttgccgttggGTCGGGTTGGCAATCCATGGTGGCCTACGTCAACATCGGCAGCTACTACCTCATCGGCATTCCCATGGGCATCCTGCTCGGATGGCTCTTCAACCTTGGCGTGCTG GGAATCTGGGCGGGCATGATCGGCGGAACCGCCGTCCAGACGCTCATCCTGGCAATCATCACGGTCCGCTGCGACTGGGAAAAGGAG GCCCTCATCGCGAGCACGCGCATGGAGAACCTGTCGGAACCGGAAGTTAGTTGA